In Macadamia integrifolia cultivar HAES 741 chromosome 13, SCU_Mint_v3, whole genome shotgun sequence, one DNA window encodes the following:
- the LOC122059510 gene encoding CASP-like protein 2D1, producing the protein MPASKTHLRLIDLLLRISVIPLSVASIWLTVTNKQFSDNYGRLEFSNFTGLKYMVCINAISAGYSLLAVISSWLKCLLTKAWFFLISDQVLSYLMVTSAAAVVEILYLAYNGDKNISWSEACSSFGWFCNRVKVALVLHAIALLCFFALSLISAYRIFSKFDPPFVPSKEVERERD; encoded by the exons ATGCCAGCTTCAAAAACCCATCTCAGACTCATAGATCTCTTACTAAGGATCTCCGTGATACCTCTCAGTGTTGCATCCATATGGCTTACTGTAACCAACAAACAGTTCAGCGATAACTATGGGAGGCTGGAGTTCAGCAACTTCACTGGCCTCAA GTACATGGTCTGCATCAATGCCATCTCTGCTGGTTATTCCCTTCTGGCTGTTATTTCTTCATGGCTCAAATGTCTGTTAACTAAAGCTTGGTTCTTCCTTATCTCAGACCAG GTTCTTAGTTATCTGATGGTCACATCTGCAGCAGCAGTGGTAGAGATACTGTACTTGGCCTATAATGGTGATAAGAATATCTCATGGAGTGAAGCTTGTAGCTCTTTTGGATGGTTCTGTAATAGAGTGAAGGTAGCTTTGGTTCTTCATGCCATAGCCCTGTTGTGCTTCTTTGCTTTGTCTTTGATCTCAGCTTATAGGATTTTCAGCAAGTTTGATCctccttttgttccttctaaagaagtggagagagaaagggattAG
- the LOC122059509 gene encoding probable beta-1,3-galactosyltransferase 2, whose protein sequence is MYLKNKVAEPPSRSVVTRRWTLLFCIGSFCAGMLFTSRMWAVPDVSEAKALTRANGAEDEKLNLVSEGCEPRFKDAKHESKDILGEVSKTHHAIQTLDKTISNLEMELAAARAAQESILSGSPISENLKVSESTGKRKYLMVVGINTAFSSRKRRDSVRATWMMQGEKRKRLEEEKGIIVRFVIGHSATSGGILDRAIEAEDRKHGDFLRLDHVEGYLELSAKTKTYFATAVALWDADFYIKVDDDVHVNIATLGATLARHRSKPRVYIGCMKSGPVLARKGVRYHEPEYWKFGEEGNKYFRHATGQLYAISKDLATYISINQHVLHKYANEDVSLGAWFIGLDVEHIDDRRLCCGTPPDCEWKAQAGNICVASFDWSCSGICKSAERIKVVHQRCGEGENALWSATF, encoded by the exons ATGTATCTGAAGAACAAGGTAGCAGAGCCGCCTTCCAGAAGCGTTGTGACCAGGAGATGGACCTTATTGTTTTGTATCGGAAGCTTTTGTGCTGGAATGCTCTTCACTAGCAG AATGTGGGCAGTACCTGATGTATCTGAAGCTAAAGCTCTAACGAGGGCGAACGGTGCAGAGGATGAAAAGCTAAACCTAGTATCAGAGGGTTGTGAGCCTAGATTT AAGGATGCAAAACATGAATCAAAGGACATTCTAGGGGAAGTTTCAAAGACTCATCATGCTATACA AACACTGGATAAAACAATTTCAAATTTAGAGATGGAATTAGCTGCTGCAAGGGCTGCCCAGGAATCTATTCTCAGTGGTTCTCCTATATCGGAAAACCTGAAGGTATCCGAGTCaacaggaaagagaaaatatttaatGGTTGTAGGAATTAACACTGCTTTTAGCAGTCGGAAACGAAGGGATTCGGTTCGTGCCACTTGGATGATGCAAG gtgagaaaagaaaaaggttggaggaagagaagggaattaTCGTTCGCTTTGTTATTGGTCATAG TGCTACATCTGGTGGTATTTTGGATAGAGCCATTGAAGCAGAGGATAGAAAGCACGGAGACTTCCTGAGGCTG GATCACGTTGAAGGGTACCTTGAACTATCAGCCAAGACAAAAACCTATTTTGCTACTGCTGTTGCTTTATGGGATGCAGATTTCTACATCAAAGTTGATGATGATGTCCATGTGAATATAG CAACACTTGGAGCAACTTTAGCTAGACACCGCTCAAAGCCTCGGGTGTATATTGGATGCATGAAGTCTGGTCCTGTCCTTGCTCGAAA AGGAGTTAGATACCATGAACCAGAGTATTGGAAATTTGGTGAGGAGGGAAACAAATACTTTCGGCATGCTACGGGTCAGCTATATGCCATTTCAAAAGATCTGGCTACTTATATCTCAATAAACCA GCATGTGCTGCACAAATATGCTAACGAGGATGTTTCATTGGGAGCTTGGTTTATTGGCTTGGATGTGGAGCACATTGATGACAGAAGATTATGTTGTGGTACCCCACCTG ATTGTGAGTGGAAGGCTCAGGCAGGCAATATCTGTGTTGCTTCGTTTGACTGGAGCTGCAGTGGGATATGTAAATCTGCTGAGAGGATCAAGGTGGTTCATCAGCGGTGTGGAGAAGGAGAAAATGCTCTCTGGAGTGCAACTTTCTGA
- the LOC122059093 gene encoding heterodimeric geranylgeranyl pyrophosphate synthase small subunit, chloroplastic-like yields the protein MAIGTSSQCRSPAHSSTILQESIDEKGSGEASTQFLHTDHHNHTFPAGVELLTGDGIFSFGYELLARPSENHHPNHKSERILRVIMEITRAMGAQGMVEGQYLQLRRSGSLSDDGFMVGKLGKVGRAIEKMEGGLYACGAACGAILGGATKEETERLRSFGRYAGIIHGIMTSVANDDEHEEEEGLSEMVEKLRSLALKELECFDHQPMVEIISSILHLDSLLQFTKKQAQSIS from the exons ATGGCCATTGGGACTAGTTCCCAATGCCGAAGCCCAGCCCACTCATCAACTATACTTCAAGAGTCCATTGATGAGAAGGGGTCAGGGGAAGCTTCAACTCAATTCCTACA CACCGACCACCATAATCACACATTTCCTGCCGGCGTCGAGCTCCTCACAGGTGACGGCATCTTTAGTTTCGGGTACGAATTGTTGGCCCGACCATCGGAAAATCACCACCCGAATCATAAATCCGAAAGGATCTTGAGAGTGATCATGGAGATCACCCGTGCTATGGGCGCACAAGGAATGGTGGAGGGCCAATACCTACAGCTGCGGCGGAGTGGATCTTTATCGGATGATGGATTCATGGTGGGTAAGCTGGGTAAGGTGGGCAGAGCTATTGAGAAGATGGAAGGTGGGCTCTACGCGTGTGGAGCTGCATGTGGGGCCATCTTAGGGGGAGCTACTAAGGAGGAAACGGAGAGGCTCAGAAGCTTTGGACGCTATGCGGGCATCATACATGGGATCATGACATCAGTGGCTAATGATGATGAACATGAGGAAGAGGAGGGATTGAGTGAAATGGTGGAGAAGCTTAGATCGTTGGCTCTCAAGGAATTGGAATGCTTCGATCATCAGCCAATGGTTGAGATCATTTCAAGCATTCTTCACTTGGATTCACTGCTTCAGTTCACCAAGAAGCAGGCCCAGTCAATCAGTTAA